In one Candidatus Kapaibacterium thiocyanatum genomic region, the following are encoded:
- a CDS encoding imidazole glycerol phosphate synthase subunit HisF, whose product MPARRIIPCLDVMGKRTVKGIRFENLSDVGDPVALAMRYAQDGADELVLLDISATIEERSTFAAVVEDVAAAIAIPFTVGGGIRSERDMEHMLRCGADKVAVNTAAVADPSLIDRCAAAFGSQCVVLAVDVRREGHVWQVMTHSGKRTTGLDALEWASVAEGRGAGEILCTSIDRDGTKDGFDTDVIAAVAHTVRLPLIASGGAGRVEHFVDPLVSGADAVLAAGMFHRGECTVDTLKNYLRTCSIEVR is encoded by the coding sequence ATGCCTGCCCGACGTATCATACCGTGCCTCGACGTCATGGGCAAGCGCACCGTGAAGGGTATACGGTTCGAGAACCTGAGCGATGTGGGCGATCCCGTTGCACTGGCCATGCGTTACGCACAGGATGGCGCCGACGAGCTCGTGCTGCTCGATATCTCGGCGACGATCGAGGAGCGGTCGACCTTCGCCGCCGTCGTCGAGGATGTAGCCGCAGCCATAGCCATCCCGTTCACCGTCGGTGGTGGCATACGTTCGGAACGCGACATGGAGCACATGTTGCGATGCGGTGCCGACAAGGTCGCCGTCAATACCGCTGCCGTGGCCGATCCATCGCTGATCGACCGCTGTGCCGCAGCCTTCGGCAGTCAGTGCGTCGTTCTGGCCGTCGATGTCCGTCGTGAGGGCCACGTATGGCAGGTCATGACGCACTCCGGGAAGCGTACGACCGGTCTCGATGCTCTGGAATGGGCCAGTGTGGCCGAGGGACGTGGTGCAGGGGAGATACTGTGTACGTCCATCGACCGGGACGGTACGAAGGACGGATTCGATACGGATGTGATCGCGGCGGTAGCGCATACGGTCCGGCTTCCGCTCATCGCCAGTGGTGGCGCCGGACGAGTGGAACATTTTGTCGACCCGCTGGTCTCCGGAGCAGACGCTGTGCTCGCAGCAGGCATGTTCCATCGGGGGGAGTGTACGGTCGATACGCTCAAGAACTATTTGCGGACATGTTCAATCGAGGTGCGGTGA
- a CDS encoding UDP-N-acetylenolpyruvoylglucosamine reductase: MQIHADVDLKPYTTFRVAAKAASLVVAGSAADIAEVLDSGSKPALILGGGSNILFTQDVDGLVLVNRIEGRDVVATLDDHVIVRFGAGESWHECVRWTVDNGWGGLENLALIPGTTGAAPMQNIGAYGVEQMACFHELTAMDRATGETMTFDAPRCRFGYRESVFKHELRDRMIITSVSYRLSTKPVINASYADVGNELASRDLSSPSIRDVFDAVVAIRRRKLPDPAVIGNAGSFFKNPVVDHRVYLDVCRIHGGEVPHYPQADGSVKVPAAWLIDRCGWKGYRRGDAGVHEHQALVIVNHGDATGEELLALSYDIQQSVRDRFGIDLEREVNVW; this comes from the coding sequence ATGCAGATCCACGCCGACGTCGACCTGAAACCGTATACGACCTTCCGCGTCGCCGCGAAGGCGGCGAGCCTCGTCGTAGCCGGTTCCGCTGCGGATATCGCCGAAGTGCTGGATTCAGGGTCGAAGCCGGCGCTCATCCTCGGTGGAGGCAGCAACATCCTGTTCACGCAGGATGTGGATGGTCTCGTACTCGTCAATCGTATCGAGGGTCGCGACGTCGTCGCGACCCTCGACGATCATGTCATCGTACGATTCGGCGCGGGCGAGTCATGGCACGAATGCGTGCGCTGGACCGTTGACAACGGCTGGGGTGGACTCGAGAACCTCGCGTTGATTCCCGGCACGACAGGCGCGGCGCCCATGCAGAACATCGGTGCCTACGGTGTGGAACAGATGGCATGCTTTCACGAGCTGACGGCGATGGACAGGGCGACCGGTGAGACGATGACGTTCGATGCGCCACGATGCCGGTTCGGATATCGCGAGAGCGTCTTCAAACACGAGCTACGCGACCGCATGATCATCACGTCGGTTTCGTATCGACTCAGCACGAAGCCCGTCATCAATGCTTCCTATGCCGACGTCGGGAACGAGCTGGCGTCCCGCGATCTTTCCTCGCCTTCCATCCGTGACGTCTTCGATGCAGTCGTCGCCATCCGGCGTCGCAAGCTGCCCGATCCGGCAGTGATCGGCAATGCGGGGTCCTTCTTCAAGAATCCCGTGGTCGACCACAGGGTCTATCTCGACGTCTGTCGCATCCACGGAGGGGAGGTGCCGCACTATCCGCAGGCAGACGGTTCCGTGAAGGTTCCCGCCGCATGGCTCATCGACAGGTGCGGATGGAAGGGCTATCGCCGTGGTGATGCCGGTGTACACGAGCATCAGGCCCTCGTCATCGTCAATCATGGCGATGCCACGGGTGAAGAGCTGCTTGCCCTTTCCTACGATATCCAGCAGAGCGTGCGCGACCGCTTCGGCATCGATCTTGAGCGTGAAGTCAACGTCTGGTAG
- a CDS encoding ATP-dependent helicase HrpB: MPVFPALPIVDVLPSILDALSGHSSCILEAPPGAGKTTIVPLALLDAPWLKDRRIILLEPRRLAARAAARRMADLLGEDAGRTVGYRMRMDTKVSNSTRIEVVTEGILTRMLSSDPTLADTAIVIFDEFHERSLQADTGLGLCLLGRDLGDTDLRIMVMSATLSSLDRLRTLLPEGTPVIRSEGRMYPVETTYMTSTPTRHLDHLMSAAIVDALHDHDGDILCFLPGTAEIRRTLTAASTSLDKAGITNVDLIPLYGDLDVREQDRALRPSPATRRKVVLATSIAETSITIDGVRVVIDGGRSREPRFDPRIGMSHLVTVPVSRDAAEQRRGRAGRTAEGTCIRLWTRTEQEQLPERRLPEILTADLAPLALDLAAFGASVQDVPWIDAPPDGHYRQAIELLRELHALDDDGNITSDGREMARMAMHPRMAHMIRRAPEARRMALILAVLLGERDILRAVRDADLRRRVAIIDGMHDDQADMQAVRSARQRLSVLERNAADPASPLDMDSCGRIMSLAYPDRIARRKDASSPLYLMRNGRTARLYDHDSLIEHEWLAIAALDGTASDVRIGLAAPMTEEDVLGNAGQDVVTVPVFGWDDDAGTVVARIRRSLGSIVLQEHDDPDADPYAIAAALAEHYARNDWKDLPWTDAARILYRRMTFAGIDVPISVWTEALVGCRKRKDVERIDVRSILDTAMSWEERQRLDRLAPTHYTVPNGRRIAIDYSDPERPVLAVRLQDMFGVKTQPRVADGRIVLTVHLLSPAGRPIQVTQDIGGFWSGSYAEVRKEMRGRYPKHTWPEDPTTM, encoded by the coding sequence ATGCCCGTCTTCCCTGCCCTTCCCATCGTCGACGTCCTGCCATCGATCCTCGATGCATTGTCGGGACATTCGTCCTGCATCCTCGAAGCGCCGCCGGGTGCGGGCAAGACAACGATCGTTCCGCTCGCCCTGCTCGACGCTCCCTGGCTGAAGGACAGGCGCATCATCCTGCTCGAGCCGAGACGCCTCGCCGCACGTGCCGCTGCACGACGTATGGCCGATCTGCTCGGCGAGGACGCAGGACGCACCGTGGGCTACCGCATGAGGATGGATACGAAGGTATCGAACAGCACACGCATCGAAGTCGTGACCGAAGGGATCCTCACACGGATGCTCTCGTCCGACCCGACCCTCGCAGATACGGCCATCGTGATCTTCGATGAATTCCACGAGCGATCGCTGCAGGCCGATACCGGACTCGGTCTCTGTCTGCTCGGACGCGACCTCGGCGATACCGACCTGCGCATCATGGTGATGTCGGCAACGCTGTCGTCCCTCGACCGGTTACGCACGCTGCTGCCCGAGGGCACCCCGGTGATACGCTCGGAAGGACGGATGTATCCCGTCGAGACGACGTACATGACGTCGACGCCGACGCGCCATCTCGATCACCTGATGTCGGCCGCCATCGTGGATGCCCTGCATGATCATGACGGCGACATCCTCTGTTTCCTGCCCGGCACGGCGGAGATACGCCGTACGCTCACCGCGGCGTCAACATCGTTGGACAAGGCAGGCATCACGAACGTCGATCTCATTCCACTCTACGGTGATCTCGATGTACGCGAACAGGATCGGGCCCTGCGTCCGTCACCGGCCACACGACGCAAGGTCGTCCTGGCCACGTCCATCGCCGAAACCTCCATCACGATCGACGGCGTCCGCGTCGTGATCGACGGTGGCCGCAGCCGCGAGCCACGATTCGATCCGCGTATCGGCATGTCCCATCTCGTCACCGTACCCGTCTCCCGCGATGCTGCGGAACAGCGTCGGGGTCGGGCCGGACGTACGGCCGAGGGGACGTGCATCCGGCTATGGACGCGAACCGAACAGGAACAGCTTCCCGAGCGGAGATTGCCGGAGATCCTCACTGCGGACCTCGCTCCCCTCGCTCTCGACCTCGCAGCCTTCGGTGCATCCGTACAGGACGTACCGTGGATCGACGCTCCACCCGACGGGCACTACCGCCAGGCGATCGAACTGCTCCGCGAACTCCATGCTCTCGACGACGACGGAAACATCACCTCCGATGGCCGCGAAATGGCCCGCATGGCCATGCATCCGCGAATGGCACATATGATCCGCAGGGCACCCGAAGCACGGCGCATGGCCCTCATCCTCGCAGTCCTGCTCGGTGAACGCGACATCCTGCGCGCCGTCCGCGACGCCGATCTGCGTCGTCGTGTCGCCATCATCGATGGCATGCACGACGATCAGGCCGACATGCAGGCGGTACGTTCTGCGCGACAACGTCTGTCGGTGCTGGAACGTAATGCCGCCGATCCCGCATCGCCCCTCGATATGGACTCCTGTGGCCGCATCATGAGCCTCGCCTATCCGGACAGGATCGCACGACGCAAGGACGCCTCATCTCCATTGTATCTCATGCGGAACGGACGTACGGCGCGACTGTACGACCATGATTCCCTGATTGAGCACGAGTGGCTCGCCATCGCAGCACTCGACGGTACGGCGAGCGACGTACGTATCGGGCTCGCAGCACCGATGACGGAAGAGGACGTGCTGGGCAATGCCGGACAGGATGTCGTGACGGTTCCGGTATTCGGTTGGGACGACGATGCAGGCACCGTCGTCGCACGCATACGTCGTTCTCTCGGCTCCATTGTCCTGCAGGAACACGACGATCCGGATGCGGATCCATATGCCATCGCAGCGGCCCTGGCGGAGCATTATGCGCGGAACGACTGGAAGGACCTTCCCTGGACGGATGCTGCACGCATCCTGTATCGACGCATGACGTTCGCCGGCATCGACGTTCCGATATCCGTATGGACGGAAGCCCTCGTCGGATGCCGGAAGCGCAAGGATGTGGAGCGGATCGACGTCCGTTCCATCCTGGATACCGCGATGTCATGGGAAGAACGCCAACGCCTCGACCGGCTTGCGCCGACGCACTACACGGTGCCCAACGGACGCCGCATCGCGATCGACTATTCGGATCCGGAACGCCCCGTCCTGGCCGTACGGTTGCAGGACATGTTCGGTGTGAAAACGCAACCTCGCGTCGCCGATGGCCGCATCGTACTCACCGTCCACCTTCTCTCGCCTGCAGGACGTCCAATACAAGTGACACAGGATATAGGCGGGTTCTGGAGCGGAAGCTATGCGGAGGTGCGAAAGGAAATGCGAGGCAGATACCCGAAGCACACGTGGCCCGAAGATCCTACGACGATGTGA
- a CDS encoding glycine dehydrogenase (aminomethyl-transferring): MHHPRLYRDEFHSRHNSATEHDIEQMLRTVGASTLDHLIEETVPSKIRLPKPLSLPDALTEAELLAELREIGSWNARYRTYIGMGYYDTITPPVILRNIVENPGWYTQYTPYQAEIAQGRLESLLNFQTMIIDLTKLEITNASLLDEATAAAEAMHLMYAAKSGAAKDAEAFFVDENVFPQTLDVLITRAEPLGIEIRTGNVHDVQFDGSVFGVYIQYPAGNGDVRSHADVCERAHAAGALVCAGTDLLALTLLTPPGEWGADVCIGSAQRFGVPLGYGGPHAGFMSTKEQYKRLMPGRIIGVSVDAQGNMAFRMALQTREQHIRRDKATSNICTAQALLANVAAMYAVYHGPKGLRGIAERVHVLTSALSDGLRGLGYDVVNGSWFDTITIEASADAIRTRAEEAGINFRYSGDNSVGISIDETTKPSDLSAILGVFAGIRGTAVPDVMDLITKTKSGIPEVLRRTSDYLTHPVFNQYHSEHEMLRYMKRLENKDLSLAHSMIPLGSCTMKLNATAEMIPITQPEFNSIHPFVPVEQTRGYARVFRDLEAWLNEITGFDACSLQPNAGAQGEYAGLLVIRKYHQARGEGHRDVVLIPSSAHGTNPASAVMAGMKVVVVKATEDGLIDVEDLRAKAIANSANLAGLMVTYPSTHGVFEEAIMDVCSIVHEHGGRVYMDGANMNAQVGLTSPRTIGADVCHLNLHKTFCIPHGGGGPGMGPICVVSDLAPYLPGHSVVSPNGNTSTAVSAAPWGSASILLISYAYIRMMGGPGLTQATKLAILNANYIKSRLESGYDILYVGSKGRVAHEMIVDLRTFKQRGGLEAEDVAKRLMDYGFHAPTLSFPVPGTIMIEPTESESKAELDRFIDALLTIRREMEDVCTGAVDAKDNPLKNAPHTQFVAMADEWAHPYTRQQAVFPLPWVRDRKFWPSIGRVDNAYGDRVLICTCPSIEEYA; the protein is encoded by the coding sequence ATGCACCATCCACGCCTCTATCGCGACGAATTCCATTCCCGCCACAACAGCGCCACGGAGCACGACATCGAGCAGATGCTGCGTACGGTCGGCGCATCGACGCTGGATCACCTCATCGAGGAAACGGTCCCGTCGAAGATCCGCCTGCCCAAGCCCCTCTCCCTGCCCGATGCCCTGACGGAAGCCGAGCTCCTCGCCGAACTGCGCGAGATAGGTTCCTGGAATGCACGATACCGGACCTACATCGGAATGGGCTACTATGACACGATCACGCCGCCCGTCATCCTCCGCAACATCGTCGAGAATCCGGGCTGGTATACGCAATACACGCCGTACCAGGCCGAAATCGCCCAGGGCCGTCTCGAATCGCTCCTGAACTTCCAGACGATGATCATCGATCTCACGAAGCTCGAGATCACGAACGCATCGCTCCTCGACGAAGCCACGGCCGCTGCCGAGGCCATGCACCTGATGTATGCCGCCAAGAGCGGCGCAGCCAAGGATGCCGAAGCCTTCTTCGTCGACGAGAACGTCTTCCCCCAGACCCTCGACGTGCTGATCACCCGTGCCGAACCTCTCGGCATCGAGATCCGCACGGGCAACGTCCACGATGTCCAGTTCGACGGTTCCGTCTTCGGCGTCTACATCCAGTATCCGGCCGGTAACGGCGACGTCCGTTCCCATGCCGACGTCTGCGAGCGAGCACATGCCGCCGGCGCCCTGGTCTGTGCGGGAACGGATCTGCTGGCCCTGACCCTGCTCACGCCTCCGGGCGAATGGGGTGCCGACGTCTGCATCGGTTCGGCCCAGCGCTTCGGCGTTCCTCTCGGCTACGGTGGTCCCCATGCAGGCTTCATGAGCACGAAGGAACAGTACAAGCGCCTCATGCCCGGACGCATCATCGGCGTCAGCGTGGACGCGCAAGGCAACATGGCCTTCCGCATGGCACTGCAGACGCGCGAACAGCATATCCGTCGCGACAAGGCGACGTCGAACATCTGCACGGCCCAGGCGCTGCTCGCCAACGTGGCAGCCATGTATGCCGTGTACCACGGTCCGAAGGGCCTGCGCGGCATCGCCGAACGCGTGCACGTGCTGACGTCCGCACTGTCCGATGGTCTCCGTGGCCTCGGCTACGACGTCGTCAACGGCTCCTGGTTCGATACGATCACGATCGAAGCATCGGCGGATGCCATCAGAACCCGTGCGGAAGAAGCCGGCATCAACTTCCGATACAGCGGCGACAACTCCGTCGGCATCTCCATCGATGAAACGACGAAGCCTTCCGACCTCTCGGCCATCCTCGGCGTCTTCGCAGGCATCAGGGGTACGGCCGTACCGGACGTGATGGACCTCATCACGAAGACCAAAAGCGGCATTCCCGAAGTACTGCGTCGTACGAGCGACTACCTCACGCATCCCGTCTTCAACCAGTATCACAGCGAACACGAGATGCTGCGATACATGAAGCGCCTGGAAAACAAGGACCTCTCGCTGGCTCATTCGATGATTCCGCTCGGCTCGTGTACGATGAAGCTGAACGCCACCGCGGAAATGATTCCCATCACGCAGCCGGAATTCAACTCCATCCATCCCTTCGTACCGGTCGAGCAGACCCGGGGCTACGCCCGTGTCTTCCGTGATCTCGAAGCATGGCTCAACGAGATCACCGGCTTCGACGCCTGCTCGCTGCAACCGAATGCGGGCGCACAAGGTGAGTATGCCGGACTCCTCGTCATCCGCAAGTATCATCAGGCACGTGGCGAAGGCCACCGCGACGTCGTCCTCATTCCGTCCAGCGCCCACGGCACCAATCCCGCGTCGGCCGTCATGGCCGGCATGAAGGTCGTCGTCGTCAAGGCGACGGAAGACGGACTCATCGACGTCGAGGACCTGCGCGCCAAGGCCATCGCCAACTCGGCGAACCTCGCAGGACTCATGGTGACGTATCCGTCCACGCACGGCGTCTTCGAGGAAGCCATCATGGACGTCTGCTCCATCGTCCACGAACACGGTGGCCGCGTCTATATGGACGGCGCCAACATGAATGCCCAGGTCGGTCTCACCAGCCCGCGCACCATCGGTGCGGACGTCTGCCACCTCAACCTGCACAAGACGTTCTGCATTCCTCACGGCGGTGGTGGCCCCGGCATGGGGCCTATCTGCGTCGTGTCCGACCTCGCTCCCTATCTGCCCGGACACAGCGTCGTTTCTCCGAACGGCAACACGTCGACGGCCGTCTCGGCCGCACCCTGGGGATCGGCTTCGATCCTGCTCATCTCCTATGCCTACATCCGCATGATGGGCGGCCCGGGACTCACGCAGGCGACGAAGCTGGCCATCCTCAACGCCAACTACATCAAGAGCCGCCTCGAGAGCGGCTACGACATCCTCTACGTCGGCAGCAAGGGACGCGTCGCTCACGAAATGATCGTCGACCTCCGCACCTTCAAGCAACGCGGCGGTCTCGAAGCCGAAGACGTCGCGAAGCGTCTGATGGACTACGGCTTCCACGCACCGACGCTCAGCTTCCCCGTCCCCGGTACGATCATGATCGAACCCACGGAAAGCGAAAGCAAGGCTGAACTGGACCGGTTCATCGACGCCCTGCTGACGATCCGTCGCGAGATGGAAGATGTCTGCACCGGCGCCGTCGATGCGAAGGACAATCCGCTCAAGAACGCTCCGCACACGCAGTTCGTGGCCATGGCTGACGAATGGGCTCACCCCTACACGCGTCAGCAGGCCGTCTTCCCGCTTCCGTGGGTCCGCGACCGCAAGTTCTGGCCGAGCATCGGACGTGTCGACAATGCCTATGGTGACCGCGTCCTGATCTGCACGTGTCCTTCGATCGAGGAGTATGCCTGA
- a CDS encoding fumarate hydratase, class II: protein MSTTRIERDTMGDISVPSTAYYGAQTARSLIHFAIGTETMPVELIAAMATLKKAAAMVNADLGVLAREKADLIVKAADEVIAGSLAAHFPLSVWQTGSGTQTNMNVNEVIANRAIEIAGGELGSKKPVHPNDDVNKSQSSNDTFPTAMHIAAAIAVKTKLIPAVTALRDTLAAKSVAFKDLIKSGRTHLMDATPITLGQEFSGYVQQLTNDIKRLEQGLEGLYELALGGTAVGTGLNTHPEFAERSAVTIAALTGLPFVSAPNKFEALAAHDALVYAHGSLKTLAASLMKIANDIRWMSSGPRCGLGEISIPENEPGSSIMPGKVNPTQSEAMTMVAAQVMGNDVAINIGGASGNFELNVFKPVMIYNFLQSARLLTDTCTMFDEHCARGIEPNVERLNWYNQNTLMLVTALNPHIGYDSAAKIAKHAHKSGKTLKDAALELNLLTERQFVEWVKPEEMLGPGL from the coding sequence ATGTCAACGACACGTATCGAACGCGACACGATGGGCGACATCAGCGTCCCCTCGACCGCCTATTACGGTGCCCAGACGGCACGCTCGCTCATCCATTTCGCCATCGGTACGGAAACGATGCCGGTAGAGCTGATCGCCGCCATGGCCACCCTCAAGAAGGCCGCCGCCATGGTGAATGCGGATCTCGGCGTCCTCGCCCGCGAGAAGGCCGATCTCATCGTCAAGGCGGCCGACGAAGTGATCGCTGGTTCCCTGGCTGCGCACTTCCCGCTGAGCGTATGGCAGACCGGTTCGGGCACGCAGACCAACATGAACGTGAACGAAGTCATCGCCAACAGGGCCATCGAAATCGCCGGTGGTGAGCTCGGAAGCAAGAAGCCCGTGCATCCGAACGACGACGTCAACAAATCCCAATCGTCCAACGACACGTTCCCGACGGCCATGCACATCGCCGCGGCGATCGCCGTCAAAACGAAGCTGATTCCGGCGGTGACGGCCCTGCGCGACACCCTGGCAGCGAAGTCCGTCGCCTTCAAGGACCTCATCAAGAGCGGCCGTACCCACCTCATGGATGCCACGCCCATCACGCTCGGTCAGGAATTCTCCGGTTACGTCCAGCAGCTCACCAACGACATCAAGCGTCTGGAACAAGGTCTGGAAGGGCTCTACGAGCTGGCGCTCGGTGGTACGGCCGTGGGTACGGGACTCAACACCCATCCGGAGTTCGCCGAACGTTCCGCTGTAACTATCGCCGCATTGACCGGTCTTCCGTTCGTGTCGGCGCCGAACAAGTTCGAGGCTCTGGCTGCCCATGACGCTCTGGTCTACGCCCACGGTTCCCTCAAGACGCTCGCAGCTTCGCTGATGAAGATCGCGAACGATATCCGCTGGATGTCGTCGGGTCCCCGCTGTGGTCTTGGCGAGATCTCGATTCCGGAGAACGAACCGGGATCGTCGATCATGCCCGGCAAAGTCAACCCTACGCAAAGCGAAGCGATGACGATGGTCGCCGCCCAGGTCATGGGCAACGACGTCGCCATCAACATCGGCGGTGCTTCGGGCAACTTCGAACTGAACGTCTTCAAGCCGGTGATGATCTATAATTTCCTCCAGAGTGCACGGCTGCTGACGGATACCTGTACGATGTTCGACGAACACTGTGCACGCGGTATCGAGCCGAACGTGGAGCGACTGAACTGGTACAATCAGAATACGTTGATGCTCGTCACGGCGCTGAACCCTCATATCGGATACGATAGTGCGGCCAAGATCGCCAAACATGCGCACAAGAGCGGCAAGACGCTGAAGGATGCGGCTCTCGAGCTGAATCTTCTGACCGAACGGCAATTCGTCGAATGGGTAAAGCCCGAGGAAATGCTCGGACCTGGACTGTAA